TCAAGAATCGCTGTTCCCGGATATAGAGAATCTTCCTGCTGTTGCTGTGGAACTTGTGCAAGCGGAGATTGATCGGAAGGTGGCACTGCAGATCGCCGCTGCGGAGTGGGATTTCGTGACTCCCGAAAAGTTGCCGGTGCCGGGGAGTTATGCCGATTTTCTGGGGTATGTCTGTGAGAAACTTGAAATGTCGGTGGATGCGGCGAGTGTGAAGAATCGTGCGGGGTATATCGTTGAAGCGATCCGTGAGAACTATCAGGATCCGGAGCTCCAAAAGCAACGGCAGATACGCGCCGAAAGAGCCACAGAAAAGGAGTTGGAGGATCTG
This portion of the Candidatus Poribacteria bacterium genome encodes:
- a CDS encoding initiator RepB protein produces the protein QESLFPDIENLPAVAVELVQAEIDRKVALQIAAAEWDFVTPEKLPVPGSYADFLGYVCEKLEMSVDAASVKNRAGYIVEAIRENYQDPELQKQRQIRAERATEKELEDLTTEFTAKRNTLLRQAVHAEPKLVERAAVRVHSYIVRQRLEAHDTALAAYQKGGMVTAEINAILAAEFCQELLAPVVAAYEDERDRILG